From the Lathyrus oleraceus cultivar Zhongwan6 chromosome 4, CAAS_Psat_ZW6_1.0, whole genome shotgun sequence genome, one window contains:
- the LOC127135174 gene encoding AT-hook motif nuclear-localized protein 29, protein MSEKEERMFGHDAEKIQELQLFTTPPLRLQTLNTNTTTNNNDHEPPSTVVRRPRGRPLGSKNKPKAPIIVTSESPNALCSHVLEIANGVDVSKSIFDYARRQRRGVSILNGNGVVTRARLRQPTGKVITLQGKFDILSIYGTIFPPPTPTFVGGLRVHLSGTKGHVIEGSVIPPLVASGPVTLTTASFANIALEKISSVSND, encoded by the coding sequence ATGAGTGAAAAAGAAGAGAGAATGTTTGGTCATGATGCTGAGAAAATCCAAGAGCTTCAGTTATTCACGACACCACCGTTACGACTCCAAACATTGAATACTAATACCACCACAAACAACAACGACCATGAACCACCCTCCACTGTTGTGCGCCGTCCCCGAGGGCGTCCACTTGGCTCCAAGAATAAGCCTAAGGCACCTATCATAGTAACATCTGAAAGCCCTAATGCACTATGTTCTCATGTGCTTGAGATCGCTAATGGAGTTGATGTGTCAAAAAGTATATTTGATTACGCTCGTCGTCAACGAAGGGGGGTCTCCATCCTCAATGGAAATGGAGTGGTGACGCGTGCCAGGCTTCGTCAACCCACGGGAAAAGTCATAACCCTTCAAGGGAAGTTTGATATTCTTTCGATATATGGGACAATTTTCCCGCCACCAACACCTACGTTTGTTGGAGGATTAAGAGTTCACTTATCAGGAACGAAAGGACATGTCATTGAGGGTAGTGTGATTCCTCCATTGGTGGCTTCAGGTCCGGTGACTTTAACAACTGCTTCCTTTGCAAACATTGCTCTTGAAAAGATTTCTTCTGTGTCGAATGACTAG